From a region of the Parus major isolate Abel chromosome 25LG1, Parus_major1.1, whole genome shotgun sequence genome:
- the PRCC gene encoding proline-rich protein PRCC, whose translation MSLVAYASSEEDSDAEEPAGEEEEAADSPPAAAEQPSSRGLFAALPPPRAPAVPPSFLMGPPPTVSGFGSAPPGQAGPESPPEPAASGDGAAESPRPRGLLLPPPRNAATAASPLSPPPAASPGAGLGLPKPKKRTEPVRIAAPELHKGDSDSEEDEPAKKKNTHQGRSEGSGLSALLPQPKNMTVKETNRLLLPYAFSRKAGENASDSKPAKTPSSSSKAKPAPKPAVPTTPSPSAIKAAAKSAALQVTKQITQEEEDSDEEVQPENYFSLSDRSEPSAAGAEPYLYPGTGGSEDPPPGTEPEPQFQDAAANAPLEFKTAAGSSGVQHSWAPKPGEDYGSHSYGQFPPAYGEPGGYYQDYYSSGYYPEVEPAQAPPQETSTDSSFIDDEAFKRLQGKRNRGREEINFVDIKGDDQLSGAQQWLTKSLTEEKTMKSFSKKKGDQPTGQQRRKHQITYLIHQAKERELELKNTWSENKLSRRQTQAKYGF comes from the exons ATGTCCCTCGTGGCCTACGCCAGCAGCGAGGAGGACAGCGATGCGGAGGAGCCTGCGGGCGAGGAGGAGGAAGCCGCCGATTCTCCCCCGGCCGCAGCCGAGCAGCCCTCGTCCCGGGGGCTTTTCGCCGCGCTGCCCCCGCCCAGAGCCCCTGCGGTGCCCCCGTCGTTCCTCATGGGCCCCCCGCCCACTGTGAGCGGCTTCGGCAGCGCCCCgccgggccaggccgggccCGAGAGCCCCCCCGAGCCGGCCGCCAGCGGGGACGGGGCCGCGGAGTCCCCCCGGCCGAGGGGGCTCCTCCTGCCGCCCCCCAGGAACGCCGCCACCGCCGCCTCCCCCCTCAGCCCGCCCCCCGCTGCCTCCCCCGGGGCGGGTTTGGGCCTCCCCAAGCCAAAGAAGAGGACGGAGCCGGTGCGGATCGCGGCGCCCGAGCTGCACAAGGGGGAT tCAGATTCAGAGGAAGATGaaccagcaaagaaaaaaaatactcatcaG GGACGCAGCGAGGGCTCCGGCTTGTCCGCTTTGCTTCCTCAGCCCAAAAACATGACAGTGAAAGAGACCAATCGGTTACTCCTGCCCTACGCATTCTCCAGGAAAGCGGGAGAAAACGCCTCTGACTCCAAGCCTGCCAAGACCCCAAGCTCTTCCTCCAAAGCCAAACCGGCGCCCAAGCCGGCCGTGCCCACAACTCCGTCCCCGTCGGCGATCAAAGCCGCGGCCAAGAGCGCAGCGCTGCAGGTAACCAAACAGATCacccaggaggaggaggacagcGACGAGGAGGTGCAGCCAGAGAACTACTTCTCCTTGTCCGACAGGAGCGAGCCCAGTGCCGCGGGCGCCGAGCCCTACCTGTACCCCGGCACGGGGGGGTCGGAGGACCCTCCGCCCGGGACAGAGCCGGAGCCCCAGTTCCAGGACGCGGCCGCTAACGCCCCTCTGGAGTTCAAGACGGCTGCGGGCTCCAGCGGAgttcagcacagctgggcacccAAACCTGGCGAGGACTATGGCAGCCACTCCTATGGCCAGTTCCCCCCCGCCTACGGCGAGCCCGGGGGCTACTACCAG gATTACTACAGCAGTGGGTACTACCCAGAGGTGGAACCAGCCCAGGCCCCGCCGCAGGAGACGAGCACCGACTCCTCGTTCATCGATGACGAAGCG TTCAAGCGTCTGCAAGGCAAGCGGAATCGTGGGAGGGAGGAGATCAACTTTGTGGACATCAAAGGTGACGACCAGCTGAGCGGGGCCCAGCAGTGGCTGACCAAATCCTTGACAGAGGAGAAGACCATGAAGTCATTCAGCAAG aaaaaagGAGATCAGCCCACAGGgcagcaaaggagaaaacacCAGATCACGTACCTGATCCATCAG GCCAAGGAGAGAGAACTGGAACTGAAAAACACATGGTCTGAAAACAAGCTCAGCAGACGGCAGACCCAAGCCAAATACGGATTCTGA